The window GAGAATatgttaaaattatataaaagaaaacaaaaggaaggaaagagaaaagaaggcGGATAGTAGATTATTACAAAATCCGGTAAAAGAGTAAAGAGTGGAAGATGAACAACTGTAGGTACGTTACTTTATGTTAAAGTGAATTTGGGTTTCTCTTTCTCCACGTATAATGACTAATGAGCGGCAACATGGGAATTGGGACAGCTGTGGACAATGTGGGGctctctcttttgctttgcTCATGGTTATGTAGGGCCTCTCTTTCATTACagtatctctctctctctctccacgaGAAAATCCCAAGCTCCCGCCTTCCCGCTTCTTCTTGAATCTTACTAACTTGTAGTGGTAAGTAATATACTACTCCCTATAGAATACTACAAAGAAGTAGAAAGATAAAGTAGATAGATTTGGATATTGAGAtagagaaagagaaacaagatACAGAAGAAACAGAGATAAAGGAGGGCAAAATATCAACAGTAGTGAGTGAGGGAGAGCATGTGGAGGAGCTTCTTCTCTGGAGATGGATACCCCAGAGAAGACCCAGATCAGCTCTTCACTCTCAAAGTTTGAGGTAATTCTGCTGCACTTCAACTTGATCTctctgggtttttttttttcttcttcttcttggtgttggttttggttttggttgCTTTCTGCTTCACTGCACTGCATGTGCTTGGATTCGGTTTCTGCGTGAGAGTTGACCTTGACCTTTCTGTGTCTTGGTGTTAAAAGTCTGTGCTTTCTGTTCATAGTGTTTGAAAGTTATGTTTTTTGGGAGTGTCAGTTTTTTAGTTTCATGTGAATACATCTCTTGTTAGAGTttaatttttgacaattttccTTCTTCTGGTTTCTGGGCTCTTCTTGTTTTGGTGTTCATTTGATGAGcttacaattaaaattttgcttTAAGTTCTGATTTATTTGTGAAACTCATCTTTCTGGGATTTTTTTGAGGCTTCCTTTTCAATTATATCCTTCCCTGTTGGCTCACAGACATTGTAATGAatttactttaaaattttcagtcACTCACTGCTTTCAATTGTTCTCCTTTCTCAGACTCAAGCCTGGCTGATATCTAGCccttgcttttcttttcttttcctttttaatcaCAGAGGTTTCCTTCCACAATCGGCAATAGCAGAATGTCTTCTTGCTTACTGTTAGACcagtgaattttttttaaaaaaattttcttttcatctttttccatCGAAAGTCCAAGTCCACCTTCCCCAACCCCCTCTTAAGATCATTATTTTAACCTGGATTTCGTTGATAGTAATTTGACAGTAGAACTTTTTCACCGAGCCCAGTTATTTGTtcaatatttctattttttcaaGAGATTTCAAAAGCTTTGCTGTTGCAACAGCATACATGTGTCATTTCCCCTGCTCTtgctttcatattttattGCAAAATTTTGTGATGTCAGAGAAGCAGTTGATTTAGATCAAAAGTGTTTTGCGATTGTTTCAAGCTTAAGAACATCTAATTCCATGCTAGAACTTGATTAATTTAAGCATTGCATATTAACTTTGTAACATTATCTCAAAAGGGTGTTTTCATTTTTGCCATTATGTACAGGATTCCCCAGTCTTTAACTATATCAACAGCCTTTCTCCTATCAAGCCAGTCAAATCCGTACACCTTACGCAGACATTCAACCCGCTTAGTTTTGCCTCACTTCCGTCTATCTTCACATCACCCCATCTCATCTCTCACAAGGAATCTAGATTCCTGAAAAGGTAACgtgaaatataatatattcTTGATTGTTGGTGCCTAGACTGTTTAATTTCATGCCTTATTacctcattttcatttttcttgttaatgctaattattctttctttccagGCATAGCTATACAGATACATCCAAACCTGAGTTATCTTCTGGAGAGGGGACTAAAGTTAGTACAAATGAAGAGGCTGGTGTCGAAGCAGGTCAGCTGTGTGGTAGCTCTGCTGAGTTGCAGGAGAATTTTGATCCAGGAGTTTCCCTGGGAGAAGCTTCTCTTGAGCTGCCTAATGAAGCTTCAAGGTTTGCAATTGAGCTGCCACGAACCTTGAAGTATGATTGTGGTAGCCCCAACTGTGACCCAGCACCTTGTGTTATTGAGACAAATTGTGTCTCAGAATCGAATTGCGCATCTGTCTCAATTGTTCCATTTGTTCAAGAGGCCTCTGAAAAAGGTTTATCTGATGGTGGAGTGGAAGTAGCGGGCGTTTGCCAGATTGagcaaaaaagggaaaatataGGATGTGACTGGGAAAATTTGATTTCTGATACAGCTGAcctattgatttttaattccCCTAATGGTTCAGAGGCTTTTAGGGATGTAATTCAGAAATCACTGGACCCAGATACAAGATTTTGTGCTACTCTTATTTCTCGGTTCCCACAGAATGATATCAATGAAGTGTCAGAAACTACTATTGATTCTGATAAACACAAAGATCCTTCTCTGCAAACTGGAGAAGCCGGGGAGCTGAAGGAAATAACCCATGCACATGGAAATTTTGAGAATGCTCGTCTGACCAACTGCATGTCTGGCAGTCTGACTGATAATGTGGAGACTGGGATGTGTGCCCCATTTTCTTTTAAGGTAAGAGATGCTGCCTAGTTTTGTTAACAACATTCACGCGAGTGTAAATTTGAAGTGATATAGAGCAATTTGTGCAGCACAAGTTGcagaaaaagtagaaaaatttaaacatatttgTTCTTTAACTAACTGCAGTATGGTCTGAGTATTTTCTTCATGTCATGTTATAGTACTAGCGATGTGGACACTTTACTTATAATTGTGTTCAGCTctcaaaattatatttcattattGATCTTCACTAGAAGTGAAGAAAATGTTTGGCCTTAAAAACAAAGTGAAGAATATTTCCACTGTGGTAGTTCAAGTTAGCCTGTACTCCTGCATATTGATTGGTCGTCTCATTGTTACAAGGATTTCTTTATTCAGTTGTCTGtgcaaaaattttgttatttcagTTCTCCCAACTCGTCATATGAAAATCCATTTCTATTGATCTGCTATCACTGACAATGCCTTTATATATTTGCATACAGCCTGGTTCTAATTTGCATCGTGGATTGAGGAGGCGCTGTTTAGACTTTGAGATGCTGGCAGCTCGGAGGAAGAACTTAGTTGACGGTTCCAATACCAGTTCTTCTGTAGATAACCAATTTGTGCCTAGTAAGCCTGGCAATGATTCCTCAAGGCGCATTTTACCAGGAATTGGTTTGCACTTAAATGCTCTTGCAACAACTTCAAGGGATAACAAGAATATCAAGCATGAAACTTTATCTTCTGGTACACAAAAGCTAAGTTTCCCTAGCTCCACTACATCCATTTTACTCCCCACAGCAGGTCAGGAAGCTGTTCATGAATCGTTGACTTCAGTCTCTACTGAAAGAGAAACAGATCCTGTTGAAAATGGGGTTCAACTTGCAGAAGATGCTTCTCAGGCATCTACCTATTTAGTTAATGAAGAGTTCAATCAGAATAGTCCCAAAAAGAAGAGGTACAAGAACTTGACAATATGTAGTTTATTGGATTATTACTGTCTGATATTATATGTCTAACCTCTGTTTTGTACATCATCCTTCCACAATTTTCAGACGGAGATTGGAACAAGCTGGAGAGACCGAGGCCTGTAAGCGTTGCAACTGCAAGAAGTCAAAGTGTTTGAAACTGTAAGCTCTAGCTTCGTTATAAGTTTTAGAACATGCTTCTTCATATTTCTGGTTACCTCTGTAATCTACTAGAATGAGTTCTGAGTCCATGCCAGCTCCTTCGCTTCAACATTTTGTGTTAATTATTATTGCAATGTGTTGCCAACATTCTCCCTTCTCTGTGAAAGATATTGTCCATATTGCCTGTTTACTTCTATATCTGTGTGGaagaataaataatatgtGGGAGGGGACAataatgatttgtattttctCATTAGATGTGctcattttgatttttgaaccTTCTTTTTCAGCTACTGCGAATGCTTTGCTGCTGGCGTATACTGCATAGAGCCATGTTCATGTCAAGACTGCTTTAATAAGCCTATCCATGAAGATACTGTTCTTGCAACTCGCAAGCAGATTGAATCTCGTAACCCACTTGCATTTGCTCCCAAAGTGATCCGGAGCTCTGATTCTATACCTGAAGTTGGGGTAGGGAATAACTCTGGCATTTATCTATCTAGTCAGTCAATTGCAACTTGCTACATAGCCTAATTGCCATTACTTCTTGCAGGATGACTCTACCAAAACTCCAGCTTCAGCTCGACATAAAAGAGGATGCAACTGCAAGAAATCAAGTTGCCTGAAGAAATATTGTGAATGCTATCAGGTTTTTCTCCGCAGCAAAGCCTCTCTGCTTACATTGTTCTACATAAACTGACATAGAAgttgtatttttttctcttaaaggGTGGTGTTGGATGCTCCATCAACTGCAGATGTGAAGGGTGTAAGAATGCATTTGGTAGAAAGGATGGTTAGTGTGCCTTTGGCTTGAATGATTATTTCAATGCATGACTCTAGTTCAATCtatttgatattttgttattGTCTATTTGACATTattttcaagttcttattCCCTTGATTACTTCATAACACAGGATCTGCTATAGTGGAAACAGAAGAAGAgccagaagaagaagaaacagacCCCTGTGACAAGAATGGGGTGGAGAAAAATTTAGAGAAAACTGACATCTTGGATAATGAGGAGCAAAATCCAGTTTCTGCTCTCCCAACAACTCCACTACAGCTTTGCAGGTTTCCTCTTTGAACTGCTTGTTCCATGATAAAAGTAATACTCATTGTTACTATAgctttaataaatattttgtacACAGATCTTTGGTTCAGCTGCCATTTTCATCAAAGAGCAAACCACCACGGTCCTTTATTGCCATTGGATCATCTTCCACACTGTATAATGGTCAAAGATACGGAAAGCCAAATATTATTCGGCCTCAAAACATCGTCGAAAAACATTTCCAAACTGTTACAGAAGATGAAATGCCTGAGATTCTACGAGGCAATTGCTCTCCTGGTACTGGCATCAAGACTTCTTCTCCCAACAGTAAGAGGATCTCTCCTCCTCAATGTGAGTTAGGTTCAACCCCTGGTCGGAGGAGTGGCCGGAAGTTGATATTGCAGTCAATACCTTCATTTCCCTCTCTTACTCCTCAGCATTAAAATGGCAACTTTCCAGTTTCCATAAagttaagatgaaatttttttaatctttgcTCTGTTAGAGAGTATGCCGTTCGCCTTTAGGCTGTATCtgtataataaaattacatcTTGCGTCCATAATGTTCAACTACTCCTGTATAATATGGAATCTTGTATCTCTATTTTCCAAGCtcaattttgtaaatttcatTATGGTTCTCAGCTTCTCTATCTGGACATCTCTTCCTGGCATCTGTATTTGAGCgtctttccttctttctttcaaaGGGAGGGGATAGGCCGTGGGGGGATTCCAAcagttcaattttttctttctgctATATTAAGTTCTACTCGGATATGCTATCGAACATAAGCCCAAGTTTCTAAATTTCATCAATGTTCTTACCTTGTTCAACTCCCGGTTGAAGATTGTAGCTTTACCTCACACAGGACTGCTTTCGGGGTGATGAAATAATGTTTAGCTTTTGACCAGGAATGCAAATAATTATAGCAGCTTATTGAATTATCAGGTCCTGTTTGTCTTGGTGCAACTGTAAGATATTGGCAGAGATGAGTAGAATGTCTAAAAGATATGTTGAAACTTAGAACCTATGTTGGGACAGGGGctaccattttattttatcatcttAGAAATTAACCAGGAAAAGTCTAAAACATATACTAAATCTTAAACTTTGAACTATGAAAGTACACAAAACGGTGCAAGGTAGTTGGGATTGTTATATTGACCCTGATAAATTCAGAGAAGGGTTTATGCTGTAGTTATCTAGAACTAGAAGCATGGCTAGCAATAGCATCTGTGCCAGCAAAACAATGTGTTGGAAACCAAAAAACATTAGGCCTTGAGATCCGACGTTTTCCTGTTAGGATACATCAGCGTCTGAACGTTGAGAGATGTCTTGCCCGCATGTGGCAAAGGCAAGGATTATATGGTGTTAGAGATATTTCTTTATAATGCCTCCATTTTCTTAGGTTTTGGTAATGAATGGGATCTCTGGAGAGCCTGCGTAGATGAAGAGGGGCTTTCGGATGGCCATTACAGACGGCGTAGGAAAACAAAGTTGGGTTCGATAATTGGTCAGACCTAGGTGCCAATTGTTAGAAACTTTTGTCCTCCTCGGTAACGCCTTTGGCAAAATTTAGAGCTACAACGTAAGCATAAATACGTTAAATTCGAGCGTTTTCTTCATGAAAGCACTCTTAACTTCTGACTGGGCCGACCTCCGAATCCCAAAGTTAAGTCATGCATGAATGCCCACTGGCCTTGTAGGAGGCCCAGTAGGATTGAGCAGGATTCTGATGGACAAAAGAGGGCTCGTGCCTCGTGGGGTTAATCAAAGGGCTTTTTGCAAGATTGTTTGGCGATCCTCTTTCTTTGGTCTAGTTCTCCGTTCAAGTATCACAACATGGGTTAACTTCGTCAAAAGTCTTTATAAATTTAACCGGTGAAGGTTGCAATAGCCGTGCCAACTCGAAAGAAGCAGAATCAAACGCGATAAGCTGTCGTTGGAGATCTTTCCATAAATAGAGCTTGGTCCAAGTGGTAAGATAGAATTAGAGTTAGGACTAAGTTTCAGTTTTGCTGTTCTTTTGTTTCACTCAATGGGTTTATTATGGGTTTGGCCAGTGTTAAAGGTTTTATGGAAAGATTAAGATGTTGTAAACTCAaccaaaaatcattcataaacaaattatttaattgacATTCATCAGtcgaaaatttttttgtaagaTCCAAAGAGAAAGGATGATAGGCAAACAAA is drawn from Theobroma cacao cultivar B97-61/B2 chromosome 4, Criollo_cocoa_genome_V2, whole genome shotgun sequence and contains these coding sequences:
- the LOC18603034 gene encoding protein tesmin/TSO1-like CXC 2, which codes for MDTPEKTQISSSLSKFEDSPVFNYINSLSPIKPVKSVHLTQTFNPLSFASLPSIFTSPHLISHKESRFLKRHSYTDTSKPELSSGEGTKVSTNEEAGVEAGQLCGSSAELQENFDPGVSLGEASLELPNEASRFAIELPRTLKYDCGSPNCDPAPCVIETNCVSESNCASVSIVPFVQEASEKGLSDGGVEVAGVCQIEQKRENIGCDWENLISDTADLLIFNSPNGSEAFRDVIQKSLDPDTRFCATLISRFPQNDINEVSETTIDSDKHKDPSLQTGEAGELKEITHAHGNFENARLTNCMSGSLTDNVETGMCAPFSFKPGSNLHRGLRRRCLDFEMLAARRKNLVDGSNTSSSVDNQFVPSKPGNDSSRRILPGIGLHLNALATTSRDNKNIKHETLSSGTQKLSFPSSTTSILLPTAGQEAVHESLTSVSTERETDPVENGVQLAEDASQASTYLVNEEFNQNSPKKKRRRLEQAGETEACKRCNCKKSKCLKLYCECFAAGVYCIEPCSCQDCFNKPIHEDTVLATRKQIESRNPLAFAPKVIRSSDSIPEVGDDSTKTPASARHKRGCNCKKSSCLKKYCECYQGGVGCSINCRCEGCKNAFGRKDGSAIVETEEEPEEEETDPCDKNGVEKNLEKTDILDNEEQNPVSALPTTPLQLCRSLVQLPFSSKSKPPRSFIAIGSSSTLYNGQRYGKPNIIRPQNIVEKHFQTVTEDEMPEILRGNCSPGTGIKTSSPNSKRISPPQCELGSTPGRRSGRKLILQSIPSFPSLTPQH